The Granulicella sibirica genome has a segment encoding these proteins:
- a CDS encoding TetR/AcrR family transcriptional regulator: MARARSPEKREALLRSAVREIAEAGLGASTAKIAKGAGLAEGTLFTYFASKDELLNELYLELKTEVYRRIHESFPHQSDLRERAAHVWREYLRWAIEKPQERKASVLLNFSDIISATTRQRMEAVRGAVSETMAEVGRLGAFKSLPAGFASSAMSAMQEAVMEIAAKKPGQKARLVEQAFEAFWRMAS; the protein is encoded by the coding sequence ATGGCCAGAGCAAGAAGTCCTGAGAAACGAGAGGCGCTTCTGCGGTCCGCCGTGCGTGAGATTGCGGAGGCGGGCCTGGGTGCTTCGACCGCGAAGATCGCCAAAGGAGCAGGGCTCGCGGAAGGCACGCTGTTCACGTACTTCGCCTCCAAGGATGAGCTACTGAACGAGCTTTACCTCGAGTTGAAGACCGAGGTGTACCGGCGAATCCACGAGAGCTTCCCGCATCAGTCCGACCTTCGGGAACGAGCAGCGCACGTTTGGAGGGAATACCTCCGGTGGGCGATTGAGAAACCACAGGAGCGGAAGGCTTCCGTGCTGCTCAATTTCTCGGACATCATTTCCGCGACGACGAGGCAGCGAATGGAAGCTGTACGGGGAGCAGTCTCGGAGACCATGGCTGAGGTCGGGAGACTTGGTGCGTTTAAGAGCCTGCCCGCAGGGTTTGCTTCGTCCGCCATGTCGGCGATGCAGGAGGCGGTGATGGAGATTGCGGCGAAGAAGCCGGGGCAAAAAGCACGGCTCGTCGAGCAGGCGTTCGAAGCCTTCTGGCGCATGGCCTCCTGA
- a CDS encoding PQQ-binding-like beta-propeller repeat protein, producing the protein MKNGFSLLALVFSLLLVAERPLGAQNLVASELLHPGDSWPGYHGDYTGQRHSKLTQIDRDNVGHLGLAWAFQSTQIAAIKASPLMVDGVVYLTVPNNVWAVDARTGHLLWKYTYPPNHGHSIGHRGVGMYKGTILFLSPDCHLVALDARDGKVLWNTVVADSTKGYWTTAAPLVVGNHVLVGVSGDADNIMLFLKSIDGDTGKIQWEWDASPPEGTPKAATGGATWMTGTYDPDLKLIYWGTGNPTPVLNGRVRPGDNLFTCSIVALDPETGKLVWAFQPSPHDTHDWDAVEAPVLVDGDFHGKPRKMLMQSSRNGYFFVLDRTNGRAC; encoded by the coding sequence ATGAAGAACGGGTTTTCACTTCTCGCTCTGGTATTCAGCCTCTTATTAGTAGCTGAACGTCCACTGGGTGCCCAGAACCTCGTCGCGTCAGAGTTGCTCCACCCCGGAGATAGCTGGCCTGGCTACCATGGCGACTACACCGGGCAGAGGCACAGCAAACTGACACAGATTGATCGCGATAATGTTGGCCACCTTGGGCTGGCGTGGGCCTTCCAGAGCACCCAGATCGCGGCCATCAAAGCTTCTCCACTGATGGTGGATGGGGTCGTCTATCTCACCGTGCCGAACAACGTCTGGGCGGTGGATGCGCGAACCGGCCACTTGCTTTGGAAGTACACTTACCCCCCGAATCATGGGCACTCCATCGGGCACCGCGGCGTCGGGATGTATAAGGGCACGATCCTGTTTCTCTCGCCTGATTGCCATCTGGTTGCACTCGACGCGCGGGACGGGAAGGTGCTCTGGAATACCGTGGTCGCCGACTCTACCAAAGGCTACTGGACGACAGCGGCTCCGTTAGTTGTTGGAAATCATGTCCTTGTGGGAGTTTCTGGCGATGCGGACAACATTATGTTGTTCCTTAAGTCGATTGACGGGGACACGGGGAAGATCCAGTGGGAGTGGGATGCGAGCCCGCCGGAGGGCACGCCGAAGGCGGCGACGGGTGGGGCGACCTGGATGACGGGCACGTACGACCCTGATCTGAAGCTGATCTATTGGGGGACGGGTAACCCTACGCCGGTCTTGAATGGAAGGGTGCGGCCGGGAGATAACCTCTTTACTTGCAGCATCGTGGCGCTGGATCCGGAGACGGGGAAGCTTGTCTGGGCCTTTCAGCCTTCGCCGCATGATACGCATGACTGGGACGCGGTGGAAGCCCCGGTGCTGGTGGATGGGGACTTTCATGGAAAACCCCGGAAGATGCTCATGCAGAGTTCGAGGAATGGGTACTTTTTCGTGCTTGATCGGACCAACGGCAGAGCTTGTTGA
- a CDS encoding SDR family NAD(P)-dependent oxidoreductase produces MAKVWLITGSGNGLGRDIAEAALAAGDSVVAGARRTEELKPLVELYGERVTPVTLDVREEEAAKAAVKAAVDTYGRLDVLVNNAGYGYFAPFEQMTSEQFRDVVETCFFGVVYTTHAALPVMRKQKSGHIFQISSIGGRMARAGNSPYHAAKWAVGGFSDSVAAEVASFGVKVCTLEPGGIRTNWAMRASEHSPEVMPEYEESVGTTYKLLASIRGKEEGDPKKIAEVIVTLANTEDVPRRLVLGKDAESRVKHVEAGRAEEAAKYRAVTLSTVFADAVVIPGLITH; encoded by the coding sequence ATGGCGAAGGTCTGGTTGATTACGGGAAGTGGAAACGGGTTGGGCCGGGATATTGCGGAGGCTGCCCTAGCGGCTGGAGACAGTGTGGTCGCCGGGGCGCGGCGGACGGAGGAGTTGAAGCCTCTGGTGGAGCTGTATGGAGAGCGCGTGACACCGGTGACATTGGATGTTCGCGAGGAAGAGGCGGCGAAGGCCGCGGTCAAAGCTGCCGTGGACACCTATGGTCGCCTCGACGTGCTGGTGAATAACGCGGGGTACGGGTACTTCGCCCCGTTTGAGCAGATGACATCCGAGCAGTTTCGCGATGTGGTGGAGACGTGCTTTTTTGGCGTGGTCTACACGACGCATGCGGCGCTGCCGGTGATGCGCAAGCAGAAGAGCGGGCACATCTTCCAGATCTCCTCGATTGGCGGGCGCATGGCGAGAGCGGGCAATTCGCCGTACCATGCAGCGAAGTGGGCGGTGGGCGGCTTCAGCGATTCGGTTGCCGCCGAGGTAGCGTCGTTTGGCGTGAAGGTCTGCACGCTGGAGCCGGGCGGAATCCGCACGAACTGGGCTATGAGGGCAAGCGAGCACTCTCCGGAGGTGATGCCGGAGTACGAGGAGTCGGTTGGCACCACGTACAAGTTGCTGGCTTCGATTCGCGGCAAAGAAGAGGGCGATCCGAAGAAGATCGCCGAGGTGATCGTGACGCTAGCGAATACCGAGGATGTTCCGAGGCGGCTGGTCCTTGGCAAGGACGCGGAGAGCCGTGTGAAGCATGTCGAGGCGGGGCGTGCGGAGGAAGCGGCGAAGTACCGTGCGGTGACGCTCTCTACGGTCTTCGCGGACGCAGTCGTGATACCCGGCCTGATCACCCACTGA
- a CDS encoding YihY/virulence factor BrkB family protein: MPINPSDERFSSTKPLEKAAGIATPEDLAVRDIPLVEERLEHLEPSSGAADAPLPGGDELVAPGAWPQIVDLAKYLVRSEVHTYAFSVAANTILSLFPFIVLLLTISQRVFHSDRMESVVGEMMHSFLPVGQDFVMRNMVILAHPRKGTQIFSVVMLLVTSTGVFLPLEVALNDVWGVKTNRSYLHNQAVSIGLATAVGALAITSIALTAGQKTIMSWVFFGHTDSPAFSFAAFLVLKLFALIAGILLFFLIYWMLPNRKIPAGAVLPTAIAIGLIWEGAKYLYILLLPWLDFRAVYGPFYISVSLMMWAFVSGLILLAGAHFSANRYISYSMRATLPAQEAEV, translated from the coding sequence ATGCCAATCAATCCAAGCGATGAACGATTTAGCTCGACGAAGCCTCTTGAGAAAGCGGCCGGGATCGCCACGCCTGAAGATTTAGCGGTAAGAGACATTCCGCTTGTCGAGGAACGGCTGGAGCATCTGGAACCCTCGTCAGGCGCTGCGGATGCGCCGTTACCGGGGGGAGATGAGTTGGTCGCCCCGGGGGCCTGGCCGCAAATCGTCGACCTTGCGAAGTACCTCGTGCGGTCGGAGGTCCATACCTACGCCTTCAGCGTCGCGGCGAACACGATCCTTTCACTCTTTCCCTTCATCGTGCTCCTGCTGACGATCTCGCAAAGGGTCTTCCATTCGGATCGGATGGAAAGCGTCGTCGGCGAGATGATGCACAGCTTCCTACCCGTTGGGCAGGACTTCGTCATGCGTAACATGGTCATCCTTGCTCACCCTCGCAAGGGAACGCAGATCTTTTCGGTGGTGATGCTTCTTGTGACGTCCACGGGGGTGTTCCTTCCACTTGAGGTGGCCCTGAACGACGTTTGGGGGGTGAAGACGAATCGTTCTTATCTCCATAACCAGGCGGTCTCGATCGGCTTGGCTACAGCGGTCGGTGCGCTGGCGATCACCTCCATCGCTCTTACCGCAGGGCAGAAAACTATCATGAGCTGGGTGTTCTTCGGTCATACAGATAGTCCGGCGTTCTCGTTTGCAGCGTTTCTCGTGCTGAAGCTGTTCGCCCTGATTGCCGGGATTCTTCTGTTCTTCCTTATCTACTGGATGCTGCCCAACCGAAAGATTCCCGCAGGTGCTGTTCTTCCTACAGCGATCGCGATTGGGCTCATCTGGGAGGGCGCCAAGTATTTGTACATTCTTCTGCTTCCGTGGCTCGACTTTCGAGCGGTCTATGGGCCGTTCTATATCTCGGTGAGCCTGATGATGTGGGCATTTGTCTCCGGCTTGATTCTTCTCGCCGGGGCGCATTTTTCCGCAAACCGTTATATCTCCTATTCCATGAGGGCGACGCTGCCCGCACAAGAAGCGGAGGTCTAG
- a CDS encoding PQQ-binding-like beta-propeller repeat protein has protein sequence MPFGPVNWAKGIDSKGQPIPNPEKDPAPDGRLVAPDEAGLTNYRSPSFDPKTGLFVVDAHPSYSLYFQKDADGAYGWAGADYSLWGKGVIEAIDYQTGKIRWSHYVGKGGSGAGVLTTDGNITFTGDAYGNALALDTATGKTLWHAGQGMPMQSSPITYALDGRQYVLTSSGGVLFSWALPVKNVR, from the coding sequence GTGCCTTTCGGGCCGGTGAACTGGGCGAAAGGGATTGATTCTAAAGGACAACCTATCCCCAATCCGGAGAAAGATCCGGCTCCGGATGGGCGGCTGGTCGCGCCGGATGAGGCGGGGTTGACGAATTATCGTTCGCCTAGCTTCGATCCGAAGACGGGATTATTTGTGGTGGACGCGCACCCTAGCTATAGTCTTTATTTTCAAAAGGATGCGGATGGGGCCTATGGGTGGGCGGGGGCGGACTATTCGCTTTGGGGCAAGGGTGTGATCGAGGCGATCGACTACCAGACGGGGAAGATTCGCTGGTCGCACTATGTGGGTAAAGGTGGATCGGGTGCGGGTGTGCTCACAACTGATGGAAACATTACGTTTACGGGCGATGCCTATGGGAATGCGCTGGCGCTCGACACGGCTACGGGAAAGACATTGTGGCACGCGGGACAGGGTATGCCGATGCAGAGTTCGCCGATCACGTACGCGCTCGACGGGCGTCAGTATGTTTTGACGAGCAGCGGCGGCGTGCTCTTTTCCTGGGCTCTTCCGGTGAAAAACGTACGGTAG
- the queG gene encoding tRNA epoxyqueuosine(34) reductase QueG has protein sequence MSLCEWTEGLIAWVKDASRQTGFDVSGVTAADNPIDGARFVDWVEAGRAGEMDWLKRRDERGALVRSAVKVALPWARSVVVCAMNYNAAAPLSLDVAEPGAGWIGRYAWSGRKVGEAVQAVDYHDDLLARLREVEAGLKVRSECETRCYVDTGPLVERGMATKAGIGWVGKNTCVIREGMGSWMLMGVIVTSLPLAETTVISLPAEDRCGSCTRCLEACPTGALVAPREMDASLCIAYLTIEKKGSITEDLREAVGRQVFGCDICQDVCPWNRKAPIAWKQGLETRRELVNPALEWLAQLDSAGFRRVFKGSPLERTGKKRLHRNVAIAMGNSGQSQFIPQLEVWAAGEDAVLAESAVWALGRLRRSGSSEDPVGSVENASSASIG, from the coding sequence ATGAGTTTATGCGAGTGGACCGAGGGCCTTATCGCTTGGGTGAAAGATGCTTCCAGGCAAACGGGATTTGACGTCTCGGGGGTGACTGCAGCAGACAATCCGATAGACGGTGCACGGTTCGTCGACTGGGTTGAGGCTGGACGAGCGGGTGAGATGGACTGGCTAAAGCGTCGCGACGAGCGCGGGGCGCTGGTGAGGAGCGCTGTAAAGGTTGCGCTTCCGTGGGCACGGTCGGTCGTAGTGTGCGCAATGAACTACAACGCCGCAGCGCCTCTGTCCCTTGATGTGGCCGAGCCTGGAGCCGGATGGATCGGCCGCTATGCGTGGAGCGGCCGCAAAGTGGGAGAAGCAGTCCAGGCGGTCGACTACCACGACGACCTGCTGGCGCGGCTCCGGGAGGTTGAGGCTGGGTTGAAAGTGCGATCCGAGTGCGAAACACGGTGCTACGTGGATACGGGCCCACTCGTGGAGCGAGGAATGGCGACCAAGGCCGGAATCGGTTGGGTCGGGAAGAACACCTGTGTGATCCGTGAGGGTATGGGGTCGTGGATGTTGATGGGAGTCATCGTCACCTCCCTTCCGCTAGCTGAGACGACGGTCATATCCCTTCCTGCCGAGGACCGCTGTGGGAGCTGTACTCGCTGCCTCGAAGCCTGTCCGACCGGCGCTCTCGTGGCGCCACGCGAGATGGACGCCTCCCTCTGCATCGCATATCTGACCATTGAGAAGAAGGGGTCGATTACTGAGGATCTACGGGAAGCGGTGGGTCGACAGGTGTTTGGCTGCGACATTTGCCAGGATGTGTGTCCGTGGAATCGAAAGGCTCCAATCGCATGGAAGCAGGGGCTGGAGACTCGCCGGGAACTCGTCAACCCTGCGCTGGAATGGCTGGCGCAGCTGGACTCAGCTGGCTTCCGTCGCGTTTTCAAGGGATCACCCCTCGAGCGAACAGGAAAAAAGCGTCTCCATCGGAATGTCGCGATTGCGATGGGGAACAGTGGACAAAGCCAATTTATTCCGCAACTTGAGGTCTGGGCTGCAGGAGAGGACGCCGTCCTGGCCGAGAGTGCTGTTTGGGCGCTCGGACGGCTTCGGAGGAGCGGCAGTTCGGAGGATCCGGTGGGTTCGGTCGAGAATGCCTCCTCTGCTAGCATCGGGTGA
- a CDS encoding TetR/AcrR family transcriptional regulator has product MEQVEAQVEAVDTREPIDPRVRRTRQMLQNALDQLLSEKDFDKISVQDIADKATLHRATFYDHYPDKFALLECLVGGRFRGLLAKRNISFSGCDGALQAIALGVCDFITSIPGADCGSQRQLEGHMESAVIAVVRRILLEGMAKHPPVSMRPELIASAASWAIYGVAKEWMHTPKRPPAEEIVTKIEKLVSPILSAGR; this is encoded by the coding sequence ATGGAACAGGTTGAGGCACAAGTCGAGGCCGTTGATACGAGGGAACCGATAGATCCCCGCGTCCGCCGCACGCGCCAGATGCTTCAGAACGCTCTCGACCAGCTCCTGTCCGAAAAGGACTTCGACAAGATCTCCGTACAGGACATCGCCGATAAGGCGACGCTGCACCGCGCGACCTTCTACGACCACTATCCCGACAAGTTCGCCCTGCTCGAGTGCCTGGTCGGAGGCCGCTTTCGCGGTCTGCTGGCAAAGCGCAATATCAGCTTCAGCGGATGCGACGGTGCGCTACAGGCGATCGCGCTTGGTGTCTGCGACTTCATCACGAGCATTCCCGGAGCCGACTGCGGAAGCCAGAGGCAGCTGGAAGGACACATGGAGTCCGCGGTGATCGCGGTCGTGCGGCGCATACTCTTGGAAGGAATGGCGAAACACCCACCCGTCTCGATGCGGCCCGAACTGATCGCCTCAGCCGCCAGTTGGGCGATCTACGGGGTGGCCAAGGAGTGGATGCACACCCCGAAGCGGCCGCCCGCCGAGGAGATCGTTACGAAGATTGAAAAGCTCGTGTCCCCGATCCTGTCGGCCGGGCGGTAG
- a CDS encoding LacI family DNA-binding transcriptional regulator, with protein sequence MSSRKPTVLDVAKLAQVGASTVSRCLRGGPYVSEDVRQRIMDAVHALGYEPNEVARSLRGGRTKSIGVVFPQIANPYFSRCVQEIELEATRQGLSVILLTHQEDPERQSKQLAVLRRSRADGVILTAAPDSDMERLRHELGSMPVVALDRPLWQDADVVMLRHVEAAQLATRHLLEHGIHEIACVTASPSIYSFQERIQGYEQAMQKAGEKSTVIAAADYGALQTAVRKALTRKPKLRALFALSSMATVSAMKAIREVQADHARDVAVIGFDDVDLASLVQPAITVVVQPTDLMARESVRLLVKRISADHSLPVQRVQLEAELLLRNSCGCP encoded by the coding sequence GTGTCCTCTCGCAAGCCAACGGTTCTCGATGTCGCCAAGCTCGCCCAGGTGGGAGCTTCGACCGTATCGCGCTGCCTGCGTGGCGGCCCGTATGTGAGCGAGGATGTGCGGCAACGCATTATGGACGCGGTGCATGCGTTGGGGTATGAGCCGAACGAGGTTGCGCGAAGCCTGCGGGGTGGACGGACCAAATCGATCGGCGTGGTGTTTCCGCAGATTGCGAATCCTTACTTCAGCCGCTGCGTGCAGGAGATTGAACTGGAGGCGACGCGGCAGGGGCTTTCAGTCATCCTGCTGACGCATCAGGAAGATCCTGAAAGGCAATCGAAGCAGCTTGCCGTCCTGCGGCGGTCTCGGGCGGACGGGGTTATTCTGACTGCCGCGCCTGACTCGGATATGGAGAGACTGCGGCATGAGCTAGGCAGCATGCCGGTTGTGGCGCTGGATCGTCCGCTATGGCAGGATGCGGATGTGGTGATGCTGCGGCACGTGGAGGCGGCGCAACTGGCGACACGGCATCTGCTGGAACACGGGATTCATGAGATCGCGTGCGTCACGGCCAGCCCGAGTATCTACTCGTTTCAAGAGCGGATCCAAGGATACGAGCAGGCAATGCAGAAGGCTGGCGAGAAGTCTACCGTTATTGCCGCTGCGGACTATGGGGCTTTGCAGACGGCGGTGCGGAAGGCGCTGACACGCAAGCCGAAGCTGCGGGCCCTGTTTGCGCTGAGCAGTATGGCGACGGTGTCGGCAATGAAGGCGATACGCGAGGTTCAGGCGGATCATGCGCGCGACGTGGCGGTGATCGGCTTCGATGATGTGGACCTGGCGAGCCTTGTGCAGCCGGCGATCACGGTGGTGGTCCAACCAACGGACCTGATGGCGCGTGAGTCGGTTCGGCTTCTGGTTAAGCGAATCAGCGCAGATCATTCTCTGCCGGTGCAACGGGTTCAGTTAGAAGCTGAGCTCCTCCTGCGGAACTCCTGCGGCTGCCCCTAA
- a CDS encoding FMN-dependent NADH-azoreductase yields MPTLLHIDSSPLGDASISRHLSHHFVEQWKEVNPDGHLVRRDLTETTIVPVTASWIGAVYTPDDARTPEQNEIISLSNTLLAELRAADEYVIGVPMHNFSIPSTLKLWIDQVARRGETFSYIDGKPEGLLKGKKATFITASGGAYDAGTAFASLNFVEPYLRSVFGFLGVIDTTFINAGGASAIMYGQIDRPTFLQPHLDSIRQQLQPARV; encoded by the coding sequence ATGCCCACCTTACTGCATATCGATTCGAGCCCACTTGGGGACGCTTCTATCTCACGCCACCTTTCGCACCATTTCGTCGAACAGTGGAAGGAAGTGAATCCGGACGGTCACCTTGTTCGCCGTGACCTGACCGAAACCACCATCGTCCCGGTGACGGCATCGTGGATTGGCGCCGTGTACACGCCGGATGATGCTCGTACCCCGGAGCAGAACGAGATTATCTCGCTTTCCAATACCCTGCTCGCCGAGCTGAGGGCGGCTGACGAGTATGTCATCGGTGTGCCGATGCACAACTTCAGCATCCCTTCGACGCTGAAGCTTTGGATCGACCAGGTCGCGCGACGCGGCGAGACGTTCTCCTATATCGATGGCAAGCCAGAAGGTCTGCTGAAAGGAAAGAAAGCTACCTTCATCACCGCTTCGGGCGGCGCCTACGACGCGGGAACCGCGTTTGCCTCGTTGAATTTCGTGGAGCCCTATCTGCGTTCGGTGTTCGGCTTCCTGGGTGTGATCGATACAACGTTTATCAATGCCGGCGGAGCGTCCGCGATCATGTATGGACAAATCGATCGTCCTACCTTCCTTCAGCCACACCTTGATTCGATCCGGCAGCAACTTCAGCCAGCGCGGGTGTAA
- a CDS encoding PP2C family protein-serine/threonine phosphatase yields the protein MPDGARAKFFGWIDRRPRKGLERAAFWLLAWFLLLSAMRWIPGLLGGLAAGLQITVGVVLLMVALPLIWTTIRMRLLWSLRNKLVLTYLLIGLAPVVLIITLVLVSAYVAAGQFAIHLVDARVTSYLMQMGSENEARFRHLQPTVEGHSTRETMNADLPPDDRPAGVPSRFRRDTTCFLDGTSVFHVASARKAPLGLAPWATEVRGGRFHGIVSDGGELYLVALHQQRLNDGRMFTVMNSIPMERELIDLFAEGLGVVRLLPEKTETKQASSDPAPNSSEVRRNRQHYLSETRGGVDPKGSNAADIRVWFPSTLAMTDWAAGQPDNVVLEVDSRPSLLYQQLFGASLSGWVMTVIRVSLTLLVFVFGALWLTAFVMAVRLTRTMTESVADLYDATQRVDRGDLEHKIIVKRTDQLAELSRSFNAMTGSLQRLLVEQKEKERLQNELSIAQEVQANLFPHSASDLPTLELHGVCRPARSVSGDYYDFLVFQEDVPSLNGGRPTRREAGVGIAIGDISGKGISAALLMATLHSAVRAYQFASEELVYSKSALEGLTANKEGLADAGGWFQSPGRIMSLLNRHLFRSTQPEKYATLFLAHYNAASSVLTYSNAGQLPPFVLGKDGSVQRLEEGGTVVGLMDGMHFGEGRVTMQSGDILVAYSDGVTEPENDFGDFGETRLLEVVSRYRTQPLHVISAQVMLALDAWIGAEEQPDDITLVLARQV from the coding sequence GTGCCGGACGGGGCAAGAGCAAAGTTCTTCGGCTGGATTGATCGCAGGCCACGTAAGGGCCTTGAGCGTGCCGCCTTCTGGCTGCTCGCCTGGTTTCTGCTCCTCTCAGCGATGCGTTGGATCCCGGGTCTGCTTGGCGGACTTGCAGCGGGACTCCAAATCACCGTCGGGGTCGTACTTCTGATGGTGGCTTTGCCGCTGATCTGGACGACCATAAGAATGCGTCTGCTCTGGAGCCTGCGCAACAAGCTTGTCCTGACGTATCTTCTGATCGGACTTGCCCCTGTCGTCCTGATCATCACCCTGGTTCTGGTGTCGGCATATGTGGCTGCGGGACAGTTTGCGATCCACCTTGTGGACGCTCGCGTGACGAGCTATCTCATGCAAATGGGATCCGAGAATGAAGCCCGGTTTCGGCACCTGCAACCCACGGTTGAGGGACATAGCACACGGGAGACGATGAACGCGGATCTACCCCCGGACGACAGGCCGGCCGGCGTTCCTTCTCGCTTTCGGCGCGACACCACATGCTTCCTCGACGGGACATCCGTTTTCCATGTCGCATCGGCAAGAAAGGCTCCGCTCGGACTTGCGCCCTGGGCGACAGAGGTGCGGGGAGGGCGGTTTCATGGAATCGTTTCGGACGGCGGGGAACTCTACCTCGTTGCCCTGCACCAGCAGAGGTTGAACGATGGGCGCATGTTCACCGTGATGAACAGTATCCCGATGGAACGCGAGCTCATCGACTTATTTGCCGAAGGACTTGGAGTCGTGAGGCTTCTGCCCGAGAAGACGGAAACGAAGCAAGCAAGCTCGGACCCCGCGCCGAACTCTTCGGAGGTACGCCGCAATCGCCAGCATTACCTTTCCGAGACTCGTGGCGGAGTCGACCCAAAGGGCAGTAATGCTGCAGATATTCGGGTCTGGTTTCCCTCGACCCTCGCGATGACAGATTGGGCTGCGGGACAGCCCGACAACGTTGTTCTAGAGGTGGATTCCCGTCCTTCGCTTCTCTACCAGCAGCTCTTCGGTGCGTCCCTGAGTGGCTGGGTCATGACCGTCATTCGCGTCTCTCTGACGTTGCTTGTCTTCGTATTTGGGGCGCTGTGGCTGACCGCGTTTGTGATGGCGGTACGCCTCACCCGCACGATGACCGAGTCAGTTGCGGATCTCTACGATGCGACCCAGCGCGTGGACCGAGGCGATCTCGAGCACAAGATTATTGTGAAGAGGACGGATCAACTCGCCGAGTTGAGCCGATCTTTCAACGCGATGACAGGTTCTCTCCAGCGGCTTCTCGTCGAGCAAAAAGAGAAGGAGCGTCTCCAGAACGAGCTCTCGATTGCGCAGGAGGTGCAGGCGAACCTCTTCCCGCACAGCGCCTCAGATCTGCCAACCCTCGAGCTTCACGGGGTCTGCCGTCCGGCGCGTTCCGTGAGCGGCGACTACTATGATTTTCTCGTCTTTCAGGAAGACGTTCCGTCGCTGAATGGCGGGAGACCGACGCGCAGGGAAGCGGGTGTGGGGATTGCGATCGGGGACATCAGTGGAAAGGGAATCTCGGCTGCCCTCTTGATGGCGACACTCCACTCCGCGGTGCGCGCTTACCAATTCGCCAGCGAGGAGCTCGTCTACAGCAAATCTGCCCTGGAAGGATTGACGGCGAACAAAGAAGGTCTTGCCGACGCGGGAGGCTGGTTTCAATCTCCGGGCCGGATCATGTCTCTTCTGAACCGCCACCTCTTTCGGAGCACACAGCCCGAGAAGTACGCCACCTTATTTCTTGCGCACTACAACGCCGCTTCCTCCGTCCTTACCTATTCGAACGCAGGCCAGCTTCCCCCTTTTGTTCTCGGCAAGGATGGAAGCGTGCAGCGGCTGGAAGAAGGCGGAACGGTAGTCGGCTTGATGGACGGGATGCACTTTGGCGAGGGCCGCGTGACCATGCAGTCGGGGGACATCCTGGTAGCGTACTCCGACGGGGTAACCGAGCCGGAGAACGACTTCGGTGATTTTGGCGAGACGCGGTTGTTGGAGGTTGTGAGCCGCTATCGAACTCAGCCGCTCCATGTCATCTCAGCGCAGGTAATGCTCGCGCTCGACGCGTGGATCGGGGCGGAAGAGCAGCCGGATGACATCACGCTCGTTCTTGCTCGGCAGGTCTAA